A stretch of Babesia bigemina genome assembly Bbig001, chromosome : V DNA encodes these proteins:
- a CDS encoding ribosomal protein L2 family protein, putative, whose protein sequence is MGRIIRGQRKGRGSVFKSHVHLRKGAARLRRFDYAENHGYIRGVVKDIIHDPGRGAPMVKIDFRNAYKYGTDHEHMVAVEGMYTGQYVYFGREARLSIGNCLPVGKMPEGTIISSLEEKRGDRGRLAKASGTYATVIGHSDDGKMTRVRLPSGARKSVESASRAIVGLVAGGGRIDKPLLKAGTAYFKFKAKRNCWPRVRGVTMNPVDHPHGGGNHQHIGKPSTVSRGAPPGQKVGLIAARRTGLLRGGKKKKFRNES, encoded by the exons ATGGGTCGTATTATTAGAG GTCAGCGTAAGGGTCGCGGCTCTGTGTTCAAGTCGCACGTGCACCTTCGCAAGGGCGCCGCCAGGCTGCGCAGGTTCGACTACGCCGAGAACCATGGGTACATCCGTGGTGTGGTGAAGGACATCATCCACGACCCCGGTCGTGGTGCTCCTATGGTGAAGATCGACTTCCGCAACGCGTACAAGTACGGCACTGACCACGAGCACATGGTGGCTGTGGAGGGCATGTACACTGGCCAGTACGTTTACTTCGGTCGCGAGGCTCGCCTTTCCATCGGCAACTGCCTTCCCGTGGGCAAGATGCCCGAGGGTACCATCATTTCGAGTTTGGAGGAGAAGCGCGGCGACCGTGGGCGCCTCGCCAAGGCGTCTGGCACCTACGCCACTGTGATCGGACACTCTGACGACGGCAAGATGACCAGGGTGCGTCTGCCCTCCGGTGCTCGTAAGAGCGTGGAATCTGCGTCTCGTGCCATTGTGGGTTTGGTGGCTGGTGGTGGTCGTATCGACAAGCCGCTGTTGAAGGCCGGTACCGCGTACTTCAAGTTCAAGGCTAAGCGCAACTGCTGGCCGCGCGTGCGTGGTGTGACGATGAACCCTGTGGACCACCCGCACGGTGGTGGTAACCACCAGCACATTGGTAAGCCCAGCACTGTGTCCCGTGGTGCTCCTCCAGGTCAGAAGGTCGGTCTCATCGCCGCGCGCAGGACTGGTCTTTTGCGTGGTGGTAAGAAGAAGAAGTTCAGGAACGAGTCTTGA
- a CDS encoding aconitate hydratase 1 family protein, putative, whose protein sequence is MYATLSGALRSDSFGVSRYVRRLSTMGVNPFESLRKRLGVTPKQYFALRELNDPRLLELPYSIRILLESAVRNCDEYSTTKAHVESILGWSETSTKQTEIPFVPARVLLQDFTGVPTIVDLAAMREFVASTGKDPKSINPLVPVDLVIDHSVQVDFSRDSAALKLNQETEMNRNSERFRFLKWGAQTFENTLIIPPGSGIVHQVNLEFLARSIFDRDGLLYPDSVVGTDSHTTMINGLGVLGWGVGGIEAEATMLGQPISMVLPQVVGFELVGKPAPDVFSTDIVLAITSVLRSGAGVVGKFVEFVGEGVQHLSLADRATIANMAPEYGATMGFFPIDGLTLEYLTQTGRPAEKVELLDMYARENMLHAGVGDSSRIKYSSVVRLDLSTLRPSIAGPKRPQDNILVASVKEKFGDLLTAKDGKGYGVEGGSRASEFSFKGRNYTLDHGSVVIASITSCTNTSNPSVMLAAGMLAKNAVEHGLEVAPYIKTSLSPGSKTVTRYLELSGLIESFEKLGFYNAGYGCMTCIGNSGELDPEVAECISENGLVVCSVLSGNRNFEGRVHPHTRANFLASPPLVIAYALAGRMNIDLVNEPLGVSCKTGQPVFFRDLLPSKSEIASFEQRFLKPELFKEVYANITHGSDAWRALEAPRAELYPWDPSSTYIHHPPYFQNMDAPRESSITDARVLLLLGDSITTDHISPAGNIARTSAAAQFLLSRGVEAKDFNSYGSRRGNDEVMVRGTFANIRLSNLLCPNQGPKTVHHPSGEVMSVFDASERYRAEGTSLVVVAGKEYGTGSSRDWAAKGPALLGVRAIIAESFERIHRTNLVGCGILPLQFLPGESASSLGITGREKFTIADIDRVTPGCLVRVSCDSGLAFDVRCRIDTALEQQYFAHGGILQYVLRRICGN, encoded by the exons ATGTATGCTACTCTGAGTGGCGCTTTGCGTTCAGATAGTTTCGGCGTGTCGCGCTATGTGCGCCGTCTGTCGACGATGGGTGTCAATCCGTTCGAATCGCTTCGCAAGCGTCTAGGCGTGACGCCGAAGCAGTACTTCGCGTTGCGCGAGCTGAACGACCCGCGGTTGCTGGAGCTGCCGTATTCCATCCGCATCTTGCTCGAATCTGCCGTCCGCAACTGCGATGAGTACTCGACGACCAAGGCTCACGTGGAGAGCATCCTCGGGTGGAGCGAGACCTCCACCAAGCAGACGGAGATCCCGTTCGTGCCAGCGCGCGTGCTGCTTCAGGACTTCAC TGGCGTGCCTACGATCGTTGACCTTGCGGCGATGCGTGAGTTCGTGGCGAGCACTGGTAAGGACCCCAAATCCATCAACCCTTTGGTGCCAGTCGATCTGGTCATTGACCACTCCGTCCAGGTGGACTTCAGCCGCGACTCCGCTGCGCTCAAGCTGAACCAGGAGACCGAGATGAACAGGAACTCTGAGCGTTTCCGCTTTTTGAAGTGGGGCGCGCAGACCTTCGAGAACACGCTCATCATCCCCCCCGGCTCCGGTATCGTCCACCAG GTGAACTTGGAATTTTTGGCTCGTTCGATTTTCGACCGGGATGGGCTGCTTTACCCCGATTCCGTGGTGGGCACCGACTCCCACACCACCATGATAAACGGTTTGGGCGTTCTCGGTTGGGGAGTTGGCGGCATCGAGGCCGAGGCCACCATGCTTGGCCAGCCCATCTCCATGGTGCTGCCCCAGGTAGTCGGTTTCGAGCTTGTGGGCAAGCCCGCGCCGGATGTGTTCTCCACCGACATTGTTTTGGCGATAACGTCTGTGCTGCGTTCCGGCGCTGGCGTGGTCGGGAAGTTCGTGGAGTTCGTCGGCGAGGGTGTGCAGCACCTGTCGCTGGCCGACCGTGCCACGATTGCCAACATGGCTCCCGAGTACGGTGCGACCATGGGTTTCTTCCCCATCGACGGGCTCACGCTCGAGTACCTGACCCAAACGGGTCGCCCGGCCGAGAAGGTCGAGCTGTTGGACATGTACGCCAGGGAGAACATGCTGCATGCCGGCGTTGGCGACAGCTCGCGCATCAAGTACTCCTCCGTGGTGCGTCTCGACTTGAGCACCTTGCGCCCATCGATTGCCGGGCCTAAACGCCCGCAGGACAACATCCTGGTCGCCAGCGTGAAGGAGAAGTTCGGCGACCTGTTGACCGCTAAGGACGGGAAGGGCTACGGTGTGGAGGGTGGTTCGCGTGCGAGCGAGTTCAGCTTCAAGGGCCGTAACTACACGCTCGACCACGGCTCTGTTGTCATTGCGAGCATCACGTCGTGCACCAACACCAGCAACCCTAGTGTGATGTTGGCTGCCGGCATGTTGGCGAAGAACGCCGTGGAGCACGGTTTGGAGGTTGCCCCCTACATCAAGACCTCCCTGTCGCCGGGTTCGAAGACGGTTACCCGCTACCTTGAGCTGAGCGGTTTGATCGAGTCGTTCGAGAAGCTGGGTTTCTACAACGCCGGCTACGGGTGCATGACGTGCATCGGGAACAGTGGCGAGCTGGACCCCGAGGTCGCCGAGTGCATCAGCGAGAACGGGTTGGTGGTGTGCTCCGTGCTCTCCGGTAACCGCAACTTCGAGGGCCGCGTGCACCCCCACACGCGTGCCAACTTCCTGGCGTCGCCTCCGTTGGTGATCGCGTACGCCCTGGCCGGCCGCATGAACATCGACCTCGTGAACGAGCCCCTGGGAGTGAGCTGCAAGACCGGCCAGCCCGTTTTCTTCCGCGACCTGCTTCCTTCTAAATCTGAGATCGCGAGCTTCGAGCAGCGCTTCCTGAAGCCGGAGCTGTTCAAGGAGGTGTACGCGAACATCacccacggcagcgacgcgtGGCGCGCACTGGAGGCCCCTCGTGCCGAGCTGTACCCATGGGACCCGTCGTCCACTTACATCCACCACCCTCCGTATTTCCAGAACATGGACGCGCCTCGCGAGAGCAGCATCACCGACGCACGCgttctgctgctgctgggcgaCTCCATCACCACCGACCACATTTCCCCCGCCGGGAACATCGCGAGAACGTCCGCTGCTGCGCAGTTCTTGCTTTCGCGCGGCGTGGAGGCCAAGGACTTCAACTCTTACGGCTCCCGTCGTGGTAACGACGAGGTGATGGTGCGCGGGACGTTCGCGAACATCCGCCTGTCGAACCTGCTGTGCCCCAACCAGGGCCCGAAGACCGTGCACCACCCGAGTGGCGAGGTGATGAGCGTGTTCGACGCGTCTGAGCGTTACCGCGCTGAGGGTACGAGTTTGGTGGTGGTTGCTGGCAAGGAGTACGGCACCGGCAGCTCGCGCGACTGGGCTGCCAAGGGCCCCGCGCTTCTGGGCGTGCGCGCCATCATCGCCGAGTCGTTCGAGCGCATCCACCGCACCAACCTGGTCGGGTGCGGCATTCTGCCGCTGCAGTTCCTTCCAGGCGAGAGCGCCTCATCGCTGGGCATCACAG GCCGCGAGAAGTTCACCATCGCCGACATCGACCGCGTGACCCCCGGTTGCCTCGTACGCGTGTCGTGCGACAGCGGCCTCGCCTTCGACGTGCGGTGCCGCATCGACACTGCCCTGGAGCAGCAGTACTTCGCGCACGGCGGCATTCTACAATACGTGCTTCGCCGCATCTGCGGTAACTGA
- a CDS encoding -Probable exosome complex exonuclease 1 has protein sequence MKARVALSASPGVRSADVESRALSVTSPPEAPLSESFTVQKVLLILGGHDGSPLFTQVSPHLDSRERVGQIPELLRVSVGLQIAHLSPGAVRNSLDVFSHYGSCTLLLSRLLNALSESGYDSNEVSSGAPLAPSLACLLKSPSRHGTKSRSLFNWSWPVWVPGLCDGLHTIWNEWCWILSSLHRRFVSSLYREFCGVEALPDPNHSAALSVCHLMPADSKSPFLTSYLERCRVCPNFGSDVEGHESGAGGVSEFKVTLLNLYYHLRPFLSMLEDVVGFLESILNYMDTHALNIGSLYRVSFMFLLLHLRRSEDRQDDALASLWRFLLRHTLSQCNIPHSLGATASVVPGDISWACLGAPLHALRRVRDSLEQLGQHKLLSESSNISDDLYRQSDAFEPTDDTADRILNKLNDCITQLVSGSIVALRSVLEDRHNLTAHLSFLSGFCCLRFGDCLDSVFEFVCRPRVPLNYQSRLKSVLVEGTVQWQQVVDVKGVPVLSTDQVVSLVNRFEYLLKEDAWAPIIELKVLGGSPCALSSFLSDRVMAHYSSILRHLLSFQLLFGEVKQLVQLTLRGSGSVCGFFVPRATTLLLHVCFALDHYYRWVVASAWSELLRRLSACATVSEMSAVHESYVEFLLECLLVTPECASEPPACRINPLFSESLFLIRRCASEFLRICTSELDDAGDELGLVYMVLQSEVGRLKCTLNVLSSHVLPDVPEFGESEHELLSLALRHRVNLNSAACRAQPAARVGFDRLLSHFIPVAPTDVTPRSRQGASAEELHPAAPRFDVGVSCSAAGSSYVTVGDTKVKCCVNAPRPCGRRVFDERGLLTIDVRFSRPELRRSCSFDVCSVLSDVFERHLLLRRYPHQLIEAWITIEEDAGGLFCACITGLCIAFADGGIQMPDIISAASAYAFRDPQGSLTVALDLSDEEASYYGQIDPGLTKLHLAYCPNMNTIACLLQSGEHADSAVLNKMLTMAQAACGVITAEMQASLQDYVEWVQERNHDAAPAVGHYSELTP, from the exons ATGAAGGCAAGGGTTGCCCTCTCGGCATCCCCCGGAGTCAGGAGCGCAGATGTCGAATCGCGAGCATTATCGGTCACTTCGCCGCCTGAAGCGCCGCTGAGTGAGTCGTTTACGGTGCAGAAGGTCCTGCTCATCCTCGGCGGCCATGACGGCTCCCCCCTGTTCACCCAAGTGTCACCTCATCTGGACTCGAGAGAACGGGTCGGTCAAATTCCCGAATTGCTGAGGGTATCCGTCGGACTGCAAATCGCCCATTTGTCGCCGGGTGCAGTCCGCAACAGCCTGGACGTGTTCTCTCACTACGGGTCGTGCACGCTATTGCTATCCCGGCTGTTGAACGCCCTGTCAGAATCTGGATATGACAGCAACGAGGTTTCCTCGGGCGCACCGTTGGCACCATCTCTTGCATGTCTGTTAAAGTCACCCTCACGTCATGGTACGAAGTCGCGGAGTCTCTTCAATTGGTCCTGGCCCGTTTGGGTCCCGGGTCTttgtgatggcctgcatACCATATGGAATGAATGGTGCTGGATCCTGTCATCGTTGCATCGGCGATTTGTTTCGTCTCTCTATCGGGAGTTTTGTGGAGTCGAGGCACTTCCCGATCCTAACCACTCAGCAGCGTTGTCGGTGTGTCATCTGATGCCGGCCGACAGCAAATCACCGTTTTTAACATCGTACCTCGAGCGCTGCAGAGTTTGCCCCAATTTCGGGTCAGATGTGGAAGGCCATGAATCCGGCGCGGGGGGAGTATCGGAGTTCAAGGTCACCCTGCTGAATCTGTATTACCACCTCCGCCCATTTTTGTCGATGCTTGAGGACGTGGTTGGCTTCTTGGAGTCAATTTTGAACTATATGGACACGCATGCGCTCAACATCGGCTCTCTATATCGCGTGTCTTTCATGTTCCTGTTGCTGCATCTGCGGAGGTCCGAGGACCGCCAGGACGATGCGCTGGCGTCGCTTTGGCGGTTTTTGCTGCGCCACACTCTGAGCCAATGCAATATCCCGCACTCTCTCGGCGCCACCGCTAGCGTGGTTCCGGGAGACATATCATGGGCATGCCTGGGAGCGCCTCTCCACGCTCTGCGTCGCGTGCGTGACAGCCTGGAGCAACTCGGTCAGCACAAGCTGCTGTCTGAATCGAGCAACATCTCCGATGATCTATACCGGCAGTCAGATGCCTTTGAACCAACTGATGACACGGCAGATCGCATCTTGAACAAGTTGAATGACTGCATAACCCAATTGGTGAGCGGCTCCATAGTTGCACTGCGCTCCGTGCTGGAGGATCGCCACAACCTGACAGCCCACCTGTCATTTCTGAGCGGGTTTTGCTGTCTAAGG TTCGGCGACTGCCTGGATTCTGTGTTCGAGTTCGTCTGCCGACCGCGTGTCCCTCTGAACTACCAGTCGCGGTTGAAGTCGGTGCTGGTGGAGGGCACGGTGCAGTGGCAGCAAGTTGTGGACGTCAAAGGCGTGCCAGTG CTGTCCACCGACCAGGTGGTTTCTCTGGTGAACCGTTTCGAGTACCTGCTGAAGGAGGACGCCTGGGCGCCCATCATCGAGTTGAAG GTACTCGGCGGCAGCCCGTGTGCGTTGTCAAGCTTCCTATCGGATCGCGTGATGGCGCATTACTCGTCCATTCTGCGGCATCTGCTATCGTTCCAGCTGCTCTTCGGCGAAGTAAAACAGCTAGTGCAGCTTACATTGCGCGGCAGCGGGTCAGTGTGCGGCTTTTTCGTGCCGCGCGCCACCAccctgctgctgcatgtCTGCTTCGCTCTGGACCATTACTACCGGTGGGTGGTTGCCTCTGCATGGTccgagctgctgcgtcgCTTATCCGCGTGCGCCACAGTTTCGGAGATGTCTGCCGTGCACGAGAGCTACGTCGAGTTCCTCCTGGAGTGCCTGCTGGTGACCCCCGAGTGCGCTTCGGAACCTCCCGCCTGCCGGATAAACCCGCTGTTCAGCGAGTCGCTGTTCCTGATCCGCCGCTGCGCGTCCGAGTTTCTGCGCATCTGCACGTCTGAGCTGGACGATGCCGGCGATGAGCTAGGGCTGGTGTACATGGTGCTGCAGTCGGAAGTTGGCCGTCTGAAGTGCACCTTAAACGTGCTCTCGAGCCACGTGCTGCCAGACGTGCCGGAGTTCGGCGAATCCGAGCACGAGCTGCTTTCTTTGGCGCTGCGACACCGCGTCAACCTTAACTCTGCAGCCTGCCGCGCG CAACCCGCTGCGAGAGTCGGTTttgacaggctgttgaGCCATTTTATACCCGTTGCGCCGACCGATGTCACGCCAAGGAGCCGCCAGGGCGCCTCCGCCGAGGAACTTCACCCAGCTGCGCCCC GGTTCGACGTCGGCGTGTCCTGCTCCGCCGCGGGGTCAAGTTACGTCACCGTGGGCGACACCAAGGTGAAGTGCTGCGTGAACGCGCCGCGTCCGTGCGGCCGTCGCGTGTTCGACGAGCGCGGCCTGCTGACCATCGATGTGCGTTTCAGCCGCCCCGAGTTGCGTCGCAGCTGCTCTTTCGACGTGTGTTCCGTGCTGTCGGATGTGTTCGAGCGTCATCTGCTGCTGCGTCGTTACCCGCACCAGCTGATCGAGGCGTGGATAACCATTGAGGAGGACGCCGGCGGGCTGTTCTGCGCCTGCATTACCGGGCTGTGCATCGCGTTCGCCGATGGCGGCATTCAAATGCCGGACATTATATCGGCCGCTTCCGCG TATGCCTTCCGCGACCCCCAAGGAAGCCTGACGGTGGCTCTGGATTTGAGTGATGAG GAGGCGTCATACTACGGGCAAATCGACCCCGGTCTCACCAAGCTGCACCTGGCGTACTGCCCGAACATGAACACCATAGCGTGTCTGCTGCAATCGGGGGAGCACGCGGATTCCGCGGTGCTCAACAAG ATGCTAACGATGGCACAAGCCGCGTGCGGCGTGATCACCGCGGAGATGCAGGCGTCGCTGCAGGACTACGTGGAGTGGGTCCAGGAGCGCAACCAcgacgcggcgccggccgTGGGCCACTACTCGGAGCTCACGCCGTAG